The Nocardia sp. NBC_01503 sequence GACCTAACGTCAGTTTCTCCCCAACACTTTGTTCTCAGAACAGTGTGAGCGCGTCCGGCGCAGGCGCTTTCGCCGCTGCCCGCCGACGCGGAGTCGCGGGCACGGTATGCGCCTGCGCCACCACCTTTTCGGTGGCAGCGGCGACACTCTCCACCGGGCTGATCACCGGGATCTCCTCGGTGGCGGGTTCGAGCGGGATGGGCTCGGTGACAGGCTCATCGGGTGTGGGCTCGGGCGAAGGCTCCAATGCCCCGGCGGCGATGGCGCGCGCCGCCTGCCCGCAGAGCGTGTCGGCCTGCTCGTTGAAGTAGTTGCCGACGTGTCCGCGGACCCATCGGAAGCGCACCGGCCCGGGCCGGGTGCTGATGGCCTGGTCGATCTGCTGGATGAGTTCGAGGTTCTTCACCGGTCCCCCGGTGGAGGTCTTCCACCCGTTCCGCCGCCACCCGTTGATCCATTCGGAGGCGCATTTGATGGCGTAGAGCGAATCGGATTCGATGAGCAGCGGCTCCGAGTCGGGATGCGCGCGTATGGCCTCCAATAGCGCGCGTAGCTCCGCGATCTGATTGGTGCCCGATGGCGCACCGCCGCTGGCCGATCCACCCGCGTGATTGACCCACGCCCAGCCGATGGCTCCGCCCGGGTTACGCAGGCAAGATCCGTCGGTGCTCACGATGATCATGCTCGCAACCCTACGCAATCCGGCCGACAAGATCCGTTCCGTGGAATTCCTCTATCTCCCTTCGCAATTGCGATTCGGTGCGTCGCACGGCCGATTGTACGGCGGCAGCCAGCATTCGGGAGAGCAGGCGGCCGGTGAGCCCTTGCGGGGCCCAGTACTCGGTTTCCGAGGTCAGCACCGCTCGACCGTAGCCGAGCGGATCGAAGCGCAGGGTGATGACGCACAGTGGCGCGCTGCACGGCGAGTTGCCGTCGTGACCCTGCGCGGGCGCTGACTTCCCCGTCCCGCGCCTGCGCAGGGTGTACTCGATGACCGCGTTGCGGCGGTAGTCGGTGATCTCGCATTCGATGACCGGATGCCAGAAACCGATCCGCAGGGTTGCTCCGAAGATGGCTCCGGAGCCATGATCGCTGTCTCCGAGCGGTTCGAAGGCGGCGACCGCGAAGGCCCAGTCGGGTACGAACTGATGGTTGTCCGTGTACGTGAACGCGACCTCCACCGGTGCCCCGACGTCACTCGCGTATTTCATGTGGCCCATAGGCTGCTCCCTGTCCCACGGCTGCCACAAAAGTACTACAGAAATCCTATTTATTGAATGGATACCCGGATTTGCCGTCCGGACGCTAATTCGGTCAATCGTCCAATTGTGCGGCGATATGCGCCGCGATCGGCAGCGCCGAGGTCGCCGCCGGTGACGGCGCATTCAGCACATGCACCGAGCGCGGCGTCCGCTCGATCAGGAAATCGTGCACCAGCGTCCCATCGGCTCGCACCGCCTGCGCGCGAATCCCGGCCTCGCGTGGCAACAGATCCGCTACCGTCAGCTCCGGGCAGTACCGACGGCACTCCGCCAGATATCCGCGCCGGAAAATCGAATTGCGCATCTCGCGCAGCCCGGTCCGCACATTGGCGGCCGCCACCCGGTGAAATCCCCGGAACCCCAGGATCTCCCGCGCGTCCCGCAGATTCACGCTCCCCTTGCGATACCCCTCGCGCGCCAGCCCGAGCACCGCATTGGGGCCGACGGTCAGTTCGCCGTCGATGGTGGGGCTCAAATGCACACCCAGGAACGGCAATTCGGGATCCGGAATGGGGTATATGAGCGTCCGCACCAGATCCCCGCGCTCCGGCGGTAATTGGTAGTACTCGCCGCGGAACGGGACGATGCGCAGGTCGGACCCTACGCCGGCGAGCCGGGCCAGCCGATCGGCCTGTAGGCCACCGCACACCACCAGCCGTGCCGCCCGCCAACTCCCGGCGGGGCCGGAAACCGTTACCCCGTCCGAGTTCTCGTCGATGGCGGTGATCTCCGCGCCGAGCACGATCTCACCCCCGGCCGCGCGCACCGCGTCGGCGAGCGCGGTGGTGACCCGCGTGTAGTCGATGATCCCGGTGCTCGGCACGAACAGCGCGCCGACTCCGGTGACCCGTGGTTCGCGTCGGGTGAGCTCGGCGGCGTCGAGCAGCTCCACCTCGACGCCGTTGGTCACCGACCGCTCGTACAGCGCCAGCATGCGCGCGTGTTCGGCGGAGTCGGTGGCCACCAGCAGCTTTCCGCACACCCGGAACGGAATGTCGTGTGCGGCGGCGAAGTCCTTGGTCTGTTCCGCCCCGGCGCGGCACAGCCGGGCTTTGAGACTGCCGGGTTCGTAGTAGATGCCGGAGTGGATGACTCCGCTGTTGTGCCCGGTCTGATGCACCGCCAGCGCCTGCGCCTTCTCGACCAGCAGCAGGCTCGCACCCGGATGCCGGTCGAGAATGCGGTGCGCGGTGGCCACCCCGACGATGCCGCCGCCGATCACGCAGTAGTCGTACACACCAGGAAGTTTCACACAGCGGTGGAGCCCGGTGTGTTGTGCCGATCCAGCCGCACGTCATAGCGGCCGAGTGTCGGATCGGAGAGTGTCAGTGTGACCGCACCGCTGCGGGTGTCCACATCGGTGCGCAGTTGGGTATTGGCGGACGGATCCGAGCCGATGCCGAGGGTCTCCCCGAGCGGGGTGTGCAGCACCAGATCCGCCATGGTGGCGAAGACATTGGTGTCCACCGTGACGGAGATCGAATTGCGTTGGACCGGAACCACCGCCGCGTCGAGGTAGGCGGTGCCCAGTCGCAACTGTCCGGCAATCGGATTTCGTTCGGTCGCGGGGGACGCTTCGGTCCGGGATTGTGAGAGCGTGCCCGGAATATCTTGCGGCATGGTGGTTTCCATCGGGTGCGGTGTGAAATACGCTGCCAGCCCGATGGTGTCGGCGAGCGGGGTGATGCTGCCGGTCTGCGGATCGGTATCCCCGGACAGTGCCGCGGGTGTGTGCGGTGCGGTGGGCGCCGCGATGACGGCCCCGGATTTCTCGGTTCCGGCCATCTGATTGGCGATATAGGAGCCGGCGGCGACGGTGAGTCCGATGCTCGCCATTCCGGCGGTGACGATGGCGCTGTAGCGGAGCACCTGTGCCGCACGCCGCGATGATCCTGCGGCCTGCGTCGCGAGTTGATGCGACATGACTGGTGCGGTCCTTTCCCTCTCCCCTGGTCCCCCTGCGTCTTTCGACGCCCACGACCCGCACCATTGAAAGTCGTACGCCCGTCCAGGTTACGGCGGCGCACGGTGGCACCCCCGTCCTACGAGACCAGGATCACAGCGACTGTACCGGCAGATGAGACTGCAACGTCCAGAATGCGAACTTCGCATGGTTTGCGCATCCGCAGGTTTCCGCTGTCGGAAGGGTGGGTAAATACCTGAGAGCGGCGAGCGCCAACTCGACTGCCATCGAGGACCTCCGGCCAATGTCGTCCGGTCGGCACCAGGCACGGCGCACCCATCGGTGGCGCTCGCTCGCTCTACTCCCTGGGAATTGGGGAATCTGGCCGGAGGCCGGGATCGGAGGCGGGTCAGTCGAACTGACCCGCCGTCCGGCCCGCTCCGGGCGGACCGGCGAAAGCCTGTGCCAGACCCAGCCATTCGATCGCATCCGCACCCGTCACTCGCAGGGCGAGGTCGTCGAGGTGGCGGCGCTGGGTGACGGCGAGGCAGAAGTCCATGGCGGGGCCGGTGATTCGCTGCGGCGCGTCGATCGGTCCCCAGCTCCAGATGTCGCCGCCGGGCGCGGTCAGTTCGATTCGGAACTCTTCGGCGGGCGCGGCGCGCCCATGCGTCATATACGCGAAGTTGCGAGTTCGCACGCCCAAGTGCGCGACATTCTTCAACCGGTCGGTCGGTTCGCGGGTGACGCCGAGCGCGTCCGCCACATCCTGTCCGTGCGCCCAGGTCTCCATGAGTCGCGCGGTCACCATGGACGCCGCGCTCATGGGCGGTCCGAACCACGGCAGTTTGGTTCCGGCGGGCACCGTGCGCAGCGCCTCGACCAGGGCGAGCCGATCGCGCCGCCAGGCGGCGAGCAGTTCGGGCGCGGGAGTCTTGGCTTCTTCCTCGGCGGCCTCGTCCACGAAGGTGAGCGCCTTGGGCAGGGCGGCCTGGACCACGGCATCGAAGGCCGGCGCATCGGTCGCGGCCAGTACGGCGACGCGATCGGTCCAGGTCAGATGCCCGATCTGATGGGCAATGGTCCAGCCGGCCGCGGGTGTGTCGCGCTGCCATTCGGCAGGGTCGAGATCGGCGATGAGCCGGTCCAGATCGTCGCACTCGGCGGTGAAGTCGGCGAGCAGCGCCTCGAGATCGGCCATCGAAAGTCCTTGTCGCTCAACCCTGCTGTGCCGAGATGGTCACAGGGTCGGCACGCACCTCGTTGTGCGTGCCTTCCGTCGGCCAGCATCGCAGCGCGGGGCGAAAAATGCAAGCACGCGTGCTTGTATTTGTCCCGAAAAAGTCCTCTACCAGCCGAAAAGGATCAGGTGAACCAGGCCGACAACCAGGCCGAGCGCCGCGCCGTGCAGGTAGAGCAGCCAGGCGTCCTGCTCCACCGAGGCGTAGAACATCTCCATGAACTCGCCGGGGGTGAGCTGCTGCAGTTTCCGTGCGGCGAATTCGTCGATCTTCTTGGCCTGCGCCGCCGCGAACTCCTCGTCTTCCACCAGACTCGGGGTGAGTCCGGCCGCCGCGACCGCCGCGCCCACCTTCAGATTGTCGAATTGCCGCGCGCCGAAGACGGTGCGCACGAAGGTGTGCGTCGGGCCGAGCTGCCGGTGGATCTCCGCGGCGATGAGGCGCTCCAGTAGCTGCCGAGTCTTGTCGCCGTTGGTGCCGTCCAGCAGTTCCTTGGCCAGATTGGGCAGGGTCAGCACCTGGTAGGCGAGGATATGCGCGAGGTCGGCGGCGGCCTCGGGCTGGCGTTTGGCCAGCAGCGCCTGCTTCCACAGGTATTTGTAGCGCGGCTGCGGATCGCCCGGTTCGAACACCATCTTCACCGCGATCACATTGACCAGTACGCCGATGGCGGCCGCCGCGGTCAGGATGACGGCCCAGTTCGGTATCCAGCCGATAATCGGAATGCTCTGGTGCACATGCATATACAGCGCCAGCAGCACGCCGAACGGTGCGCCTAGCAGACCGATGCGCACCATGAATTTCAGTTCGGGCGCGGCGATGGTGGTGGTGAGGTCCTTCAGGATGTGCGGATTCTCCTGCAGGTACCGG is a genomic window containing:
- a CDS encoding SRPBCC family protein; amino-acid sequence: MGHMKYASDVGAPVEVAFTYTDNHQFVPDWAFAVAAFEPLGDSDHGSGAIFGATLRIGFWHPVIECEITDYRRNAVIEYTLRRRGTGKSAPAQGHDGNSPCSAPLCVITLRFDPLGYGRAVLTSETEYWAPQGLTGRLLSRMLAAAVQSAVRRTESQLRREIEEFHGTDLVGRIA
- the lhgO gene encoding L-2-hydroxyglutarate oxidase encodes the protein MYDYCVIGGGIVGVATAHRILDRHPGASLLLVEKAQALAVHQTGHNSGVIHSGIYYEPGSLKARLCRAGAEQTKDFAAAHDIPFRVCGKLLVATDSAEHARMLALYERSVTNGVEVELLDAAELTRREPRVTGVGALFVPSTGIIDYTRVTTALADAVRAAGGEIVLGAEITAIDENSDGVTVSGPAGSWRAARLVVCGGLQADRLARLAGVGSDLRIVPFRGEYYQLPPERGDLVRTLIYPIPDPELPFLGVHLSPTIDGELTVGPNAVLGLAREGYRKGSVNLRDAREILGFRGFHRVAAANVRTGLREMRNSIFRRGYLAECRRYCPELTVADLLPREAGIRAQAVRADGTLVHDFLIERTPRSVHVLNAPSPAATSALPIAAHIAAQLDD
- a CDS encoding TIGR03084 family metal-binding protein; the protein is MADLEALLADFTAECDDLDRLIADLDPAEWQRDTPAAGWTIAHQIGHLTWTDRVAVLAATDAPAFDAVVQAALPKALTFVDEAAEEEAKTPAPELLAAWRRDRLALVEALRTVPAGTKLPWFGPPMSAASMVTARLMETWAHGQDVADALGVTREPTDRLKNVAHLGVRTRNFAYMTHGRAAPAEEFRIELTAPGGDIWSWGPIDAPQRITGPAMDFCLAVTQRRHLDDLALRVTGADAIEWLGLAQAFAGPPGAGRTAGQFD